The following DNA comes from Cucumis sativus cultivar 9930 chromosome 7, Cucumber_9930_V3, whole genome shotgun sequence.
ATGTTTGTCAATTAATATTATCATATTActatataacaaatcaaacCTTAAGAATGACATTTCTAAACTCATTCAAAGTAGCATAGAGACTACATCTAATCTCAGCCAATCAATACAAGCAAATGTTATCAATAAGCCAATCAATACAAGCAAATGTTATCAATATCAATGTGTGTTTGGCGCAAAGAGTGGTGGGACAAATAGAGTCGTATTCTTTTGTTGtgtataaactattttagtttaataacaAGATAATAAAcactataacaaaataattttaataaaaattatggatgtcatatattaaaaataataacttttaatatatatacagaagaaaaaagatttggaAGTATTTGTTATAACTAATAGAAGACTTTGGATAAgtaaaacttttgttttattacttattataGTTTTAGATAGTCTATATTCGTTGTACAGTAGCAATACCCACCCAATATCGCAATCAAAAACAGCACATTGGCATATTTGTTAGAAATATCCAAACAATGTTAAGATAATCAGAATGAACCTCTATATACTCAAAGTACCGATAAATCAACACAGTACTCGAGATTTTGATCGTAGTTTAACTTCCAGATAATTGTGTAGCTAAATTTATGACAGCCTCTCCAAGCCAATAGAAAACATCTGGAAACTTGAAACTCTATCTACATTCCAATCCCCAAAACTATGAAACAATTTTGCAAATCAATTACaccattaattaaaatgaaccCGTTTGTCTAGTTCACAACTTTCGCAGAGGTCTGGCACTAAAACCGCACAAATATTCACTCAGGAATCCAgaccaaaagaaaatgcataAAACAGAAAACACACGGCTGCCGACGTGAAAACTGGGCAGAGCTTGCATATGCAGTTAGTCCATTTCATCTGTTACCGATATCAATCTGATCAACCTCGTCCCCTGCCTCCAACTACACCAAGAGAAAAAACATGTGATGAGATAATAAGTCCACTTGTAAACGTTTTTGTTTAGAGTTCTTGTTTATActcttttctatttaaacCTTTTCCATTGATTTCTAACCTATTCCAAGTCAACTTTGAAGTCAAAgccaaattttagaaaactgAAAAACGGAAATAGTTTATGAAACTCCTGTATTTCCTTTGTAAAATTTGGCCCAAGTCTTCTTAAaggttgaaaaattaaacgaAGAAAACATTGAATATCTAAAGGGCATAGTTTATACAGGCCAtagaaaagcaaaagcaaaactGTTACCAAACGGGGAAGCTAAAACAGCAAATGCAAGTTTcataaataacaaagattCAGTTTAGTTTACCTCTGTTGGCACCAGGTTTCCCACCAGGGCCACCCTTTCCACGGCCGCCAGAAGCAGCTTTTGCACCATCATCAAAGCCTCGCCCCATTCCTTTAGCTGGTCTGACACCAGGACCATCCTCGCgccctcttcctcttccacgCCCTACACCCAGAGGTTTCCTATCTGAAAATTTGGTGGCAAAGCATCAGTTTCCTTACTTGTCAGAAACCAAGAGTAAAGGAGAAATTAGTCTTGGTCTATAATAGCATAGCTTATCTATACTCGTTAGATGTTCTGGACAATCAAGAGTCCAATACATGCATACATTAGCAAatgtatttagtattttataaGATGTGATCGAATGTCCATCTTTTTCAGATTTACAACATGGATATTGTACAAGATTTCAGAAATAGAAgataagagttttttttttttttttggaagaaatataagaattaattggttttacaatttcaaatttcttaaatgCAAAATACATTTACCATTTTACTTCATTTGAcaatcattatatattataaaatgcATAAACAGTATACCTGCACGGCTTTTGGTTTCTTCCTGAACTTTGTCAATAACctgaaaaacaatacaaattaaGCGAAATAGAACATTTCACGAGTCTATGTAATTGTACACTCAGGTCCATGCATGTATGAAAGAGATGATAATAATATCGAAACAGTTCATAAAAAACTAGACCATTTACTATAGTTTGTTTGATAGCATggggttccatctcaaaaccaattggcgATGAAAGGAGTAGCCCATCTATCTTAAAAGTAGTGCGCGTCTCCTTGGTTTTTCCAAGGTGAGACTCTCAACATCTCAACATGCCCCTCAAAATGGTGGTTATGTTGGACCGAATACCTGTTTGAGTTTAATGGGCTCTAATACAATGTTTGATAGTATGGGGTTCCATCTAAAAACCAATTGGCGATGAGAGGAGTAGCTCATCTATCTTATAAGTAGTGTAAGTCTCCATGGTTTTTCGAAGGTGGGACTCTCAACATCTCAACAAGAGCAAATTACAAGAAGGGAGTGATATAACTTAAAtcatcaaaaagaaaaagaacaattttattgaataactTTTTGGTGGATGCCGAGAAGATCACATTCACAACTTAAAGATGATGACAAAGTTGTAAAAGTACAAGTCAAAGAAGAGAGGAAACAATATTAGAAAccagaaataaaaatgagatgCGGCTGACAAGCATGTGACAGAAGTGGGAAAAGAACTAAAGGCAACTGACTTTTTTGTTCCACAACCACATGTTATATGTAAGGTACTCTGATGCATCAAACATCACACAATTAAACAGTAAGAAAAGGCAACAGTTTTCATGAATACCTCATCTGGAACTCGCAAATACTTGATTGTATTACCACGGATGTAACATTCAGGCATTCGCCAAAACCGATCACCGTCCTGACATTTGATAATTGGAAAACATCTATTAGAAGTTCAAACTCctagagaaagaagaaaattccaaaagagaaaaagaatcaTCCATAGAATAGAAGTACATTACTTTAGAAGTACAGATGACTTCCCGAAGATGAATGTTCATCCATGTGTCACAATTAACCAAATGGCCGTTGTAAGtttcaccattttttaatTCCACCAACTGTTGCAACACagaaattatacatttttagaACAAGCACATAAACAAAGTCGTAAAATAGAAGTTCTTGATAACAGCCAGAATAGCTCATGACAAAGCAAAGCAAGATACAACCACCATGTATCACTGGTGGCACTAAAGATTTAGCCaagcaaaaaaaatccaaaataataatgataatgatagaCCCCCTATCATTCATCAACAAAGCAG
Coding sequences within:
- the LOC101215744 gene encoding sm-like protein LSM4, with translation MLPLSLLKTAQGHPMLVELKNGETYNGHLVNCDTWMNIHLREVICTSKDGDRFWRMPECYIRGNTIKYLRVPDEVIDKVQEETKSRADRKPLGVGRGRGRGREDGPGVRPAKGMGRGFDDGAKAASGGRGKGGPGGKPGANRVGGRGRG